From the Pseudophryne corroboree isolate aPseCor3 chromosome 3 unlocalized genomic scaffold, aPseCor3.hap2 SUPER_3_unloc_15, whole genome shotgun sequence genome, one window contains:
- the LOC134983435 gene encoding gastrula zinc finger protein XlCGF67.1-like — MFTLVNLPVCGKCCVSKSHLVIHHRSHTGEKPFPCSECGKCFVSKSQLVTHLRSHTGEKPFSCSECRKCFTYKSHLVTHQRSHTGEKAFPCSECGKCFTHKSVLVRHQRSHTGEKPFPCSECGKCFTHKSVLVRHQRSHTGEKPFPCSEK, encoded by the exons atgtt caccttagtaaatttacccgtgtgtgggaaatgttgtgtaagtaaatcacatcttgttatacatcacagaagtcacacaggtgagaagccatttccatgttctgagtgtgggaaatgttttgtaagtaaatcacaacttgttacacatctgcgcagtcacacaggtgagaagccattttcttgctctgagtgtaggaaatgttttacatacaaatcacatcttgttacacatcagagaagtcacacaggtgagaaggcatttccatgttctgagtgtgggaaatgttttacacacaaatcagttcttgttagacatcagagaagtcacacaggtgagaagccatttccatgttctgagtgtgggaaatgttttacacacaaatcagttcttgttagacatcagagaagtcacacaggtgagaagccatttccatgctctgagaaataa